The proteins below are encoded in one region of Anomaloglossus baeobatrachus isolate aAnoBae1 chromosome 7 unlocalized genomic scaffold, aAnoBae1.hap1 SUPER_7_unloc_4, whole genome shotgun sequence:
- the LOC142259431 gene encoding uncharacterized protein LOC142259431 produces the protein MDQCRPRHRRPDKALCVPKARQPPADDGNVSSENSTDSIEFSPNKTPNRSRYRNHKGSWESLGREYRAHQDRTSYKSSVLKKQSERRDQGTDLVTTEQVENDSLCETFINLSINERLTTSESDERHLSASRNDSTDAIHHSSSSTESFPSWATAAKHHQEKKCSYRRSSCDTWAEQDRYRKKDQAKGKSQFSKSESYVDALKRKQGMFQLCLEKLSSSTENLKEAVTIVCNQSNLGLPSNTIDNSWGCKVENIDSTTVHQSGGLFSAADSAEVISVSDTIKDPSGLLTVLESSADNTGNALLYERQENITERKLDPSPVIAEHVLQEDNRAIVLAIEPCRGADYKACPCEGARAGLDSMHARVSPMNVNTAQGVSETDRELEGETVDVLQDWRGQEDNRAIVLAIEPCRGADYKACPYEGARAGLDSMHARVSPMNVNTAQGVSETDRELEGETVDVGHYLGSARLEGRCSSANVIIQGSEEVRTMRGQDTEMPHGLVTVDVMVMAENASALVNAAPNDTGAVGMEVIDPAFTSHEVVEELPSLDGVDSVSGGVNAEPPEAPSKQAEPCPKVDPLEPILCPNTGMVCSDDLNQPNLLTDTDFVLGGYPDPVSDSCVASLETTDKVTPCVANVTEEESWDSLFNDDGECVDPHHMKELSLSDGDHDSPKKSRYNYYDYEPREPDIDDLQLSHVIEIYGFPAEFKTEDLLRAFASYQKKGFDIKWVDDTHTLGVFASPFAARDALSNKNPSGSFWAGQNLQVAT, from the exons ATGGATCAGTGCCGACCTCGACATCGAAGACCCGATAAAGCCTTGTGCGTTCCAAAGGCTAGGCAACCTCCAGCAGATGATGGAAACGTCAGCAGTGAAAACTCCACTGATTCTATAGAGTTTTCACCCAATAAAACTCCAAACCGGTCTAGATACAGGAACCACAAGGGGAGTTGGGAATCTTTAGGCCGGGAGTATAGAGCCCATCAGGATCGGACATCCTATAAATCATCCGTTCTAAAGAAGCAGTCTGAGCGCAGAGACCAAGGAACTGATCTTGTCACAACGGAACAGGTTGAAAATGATTCCTTATGTGAAACTTTTATTAACCTCAGCATCAATGAGAGATTGACGACATCGGAATCGGATGAAAGACACTTGTCAGCTTCACGCAATGATTCCACTGACGCCATTCACCATAGTTCTTCATCC ACTGAATCTTTTCCTTCCTGGGCCACTGCTGCCAAGCATCACCAAGAAAAAAAGTGCAGCTATAGAAGAAGCTCATGTGACACCTGGGCAGAACAGGATAGGTACAGAAAGAAAGATCAAGCCAAGGGAAAGAGTCAGTTTTCGAAGTCAGAAAGCTACGTAGACGCTTTGAAAAGAAAACAGGGCATGTTCCAGCTCTGCTTAGAGAAGTTATCCAGCAGCACAGAGAACTTAAAAGAAGCCGTAACCATTGTATGTAATCAGTCCAATTTAGGTTTACCATCTAATACCATAGATAACAGCTGGGGATGCAAAGTAGAGAATATAGACAGCACGACTGTTCACCAAAGTGGCGGCTTATTCTCCGCCGCAGATAGTGCAGAAGTAATCTCTGTAAGTGACACTATTAAAGACCCATCTGGACTGCTCACAGTCTTAGAAAGCAGTGCTGATAACACGGGTAATGCACTCTTGTATGAAAGGCAAGAAAATATTACAGAGAGGAAATTAGATCCCTCTCCTGTTATAGCAGAGCATGTCTTACAGGAGGATAACAGAGCCATTGTCCTCGCCATTGAGCCCTGCCGTGGAGCCGACTATAAAGCATGCCCGTGTGAAGGCGCCAGAGCTGGATTAGATAGCATGCATGCGCGTGTATCGCCAATGAATGTCAATACAGCTCAAGGTGTTAGCGAGACTGATAGAGAACTTGAGGGCGAGACGGTTGAC GTTCTGCAAGACTGGAGGGGACAGGAGGATAACAGAGCCATTGTCCTCGCCATTGAGCCCTGCCGTGGAGCCGACTATAAAGCATGCCCGTATGAAGGCGCCAGAGCTGGATTAGATAGCATGCATGCGCGTGTATCGCCAATGAATGTCAATACAGCTCAAGGTGTTAGCGAGACTGATAGAGAACTTGAGGGCGAGACGGTTGACGTGGGCCATTATTTAGGTTCTGCAAGACTGGAGGGGAGGTGTAGCTCTGCAAACGTTATAATTCAGGGTAGTGAAGAGGTGCGGACTATGAGGGGTCAAGATACAGAGATGCCACATGGACTTGTGACAGTGGACGTAATGGTGATGGCAGAGAATGCATCTGCGTTAGTAAATGCAGCTCCTAATGACACTGGAGCAGTGGGCATGGAGGTCATTGATCCTGCATTTACAAGCCATGAGGTTGTGGAGGAGTTGCCCAGCTTGGATGGAGTGGACTCTGTTTCCGGAGGAGTGAATGCAGAGCCTCCTGAGGCTCCTTCAAAGCAAGCAGAGCCTTGTCCGAAGGTGGATCCTCTTGAACCCATTTTGTGCCCTAATACAGGCATGGTCTGTTCAGATGACCTAAACCAACCTAATTTATTGACTGACACGGACTTTGTCCTGGGAGGGTATCCAGACCCGGTGTCAGACTCTTGTGTGGCCTCTTTGGAAACCACTGATAAAGTGACTCCATGTGTAGCCAACGTTACCGAGGAAGAGAGCTGGGATTCTCTCTTTAATGATGATGGCGAGTGTGTCGATCCTCATCATATGAAAGAGCTATCATTGAGTGATGGAGATCACGACAGCCCCAAGAAGTCCAGATATAACTACTATGACTATGAGCCTAGAGAGCCGGATATAGATGATCTACAACTGTCACATGTGATTGAGATCTATGGCTTTCCTGCAGAATTTAAGACCGAAGATTTACTCCGCGCATTTGCCAGTTACCAGAAGAAAGGCTTCGACATTAAGTGGGTGGACGATACTCACACTCTTGGAGTGTTTGCGAGTCCCTTCGCAGCTCGCGATGCGTTGTCCAACAAGAACCCTTCTGGCTCATTTTGGGCCGGACAAAACTTACAAGTGGCTACATAG